The DNA window ttatattttctaaaacaaaacaacaacaacaacaacaacaaaacaatttgCTTGCACTGTTCCTTGCTCTTGTCAGCTGTAatcaattatagtatttattcattttgtacTGTACTTTTGTTTTAGTCTCATACACTATGTCCAGCTGCTGATGGGGACACATTATGTATTCTGCAGAGAGACAGCATTACGTACCTGGAGTCACCCGCTGCTGCTGAGGAGGGGACATGGTGTGTTTCTCTGGGAAGGGGAGGAGATTGAAAGCCTGAGTCACCGACTGTTCTGCCCCCTCTTCAGCTCCGAAAGAgtgaatttattttttccagaCTCTCATCTTCGTGTGCTAGATTCACTCAGGATCATTTCCTGTGTGCTGCAGACACACAGAACAAAGACAGTTCATATGAGTGATGCTGAATATGATAAACCATTATTGTGGAGAACACACTGTCACAGCAGCAGACCACAATATTTCACCAGTGCTGCCTATGCCGTCTACACAACAAAGGTTTAAAATAAGCAACGATCACCCATTTACCATGTACAAGTTTTACAAGTCACTCATATTTAGGATTTCTGTTAAAAGACAAAAGGTTTTCTTTGTCATATTGATGGATAAAAGATTTCAACATAATAAATATTACGGATTACaggaattgaaattgaataatAAACATAGGCTTCAGACTTATAAAAAGCAGATTCAGCAACAATATTCATCCTATTAGCTGTAATATTGTGTAACTGCTCTGCCCATTAAAGACCAAGGACCTCTGGGTGTGTCCTGTGCTTTCTGGCACCCAGGGAATCTTTTCAGTCCTGTAGGTTGAGGTGTGGAACTGTGTGGTTTGCTCCGTGGCATCATGCATTTTAGGCTCAATGCGCCAcagcaaaatgttttttaatgtttatgaaTCACACATATCTACCTTATTTGAATTCAAGAATGAAAATATATGTGGGAGTGAGCTTGAACCCGCTTTAATCATGTAAGAAATATATCAGACTCCACCAGGAGTACTTTTGGGAGCAACTGAATTATTTAAATTCCAGCTGATCTGACCAATATATATACAAATTCAATCTGATATATATGCTCTCAGGTTGGTATTTATAAAACACTAATCAGAGTTCCCAAGTTCTTGTGTGAGGTCAAACGCTGAAATctgattttaataataataatctactGAACTAAAAAGACTTATGCGCAAGGCAACGTTTGAGGTGAGGACTCGTGCGTAATGCAACCAGCATGACCAAAAAAAAcgggggggaaaagaaaagggcgGGCGGATTTTCACAGTTTGCTGCACCAATTTAAAGATCAAAACAGTCTCTGCTTACTCAACCTCAACAAGCAACCGACTTACCGCAACTTACATTTCCCATAAATGTCAAGGATCTTTTCCATCCTTCTGCAGAACACGCGAGAGACGAAACAGCAACCACTCAACAGAGTCTCATTTTTCAGGATGGCAAACTGTCAGAGTGTAATAATAAGATTGAAGTTTGCGGGGTCTTTCTTCCTATACAGCGCAGAGCTCAGTGTAAATGGCAATGGTGGTAGTTATTAATTGGTCCAGACACTCTTGCTTAAACTTACGACCCCGTGCTGTCTTTCCTCCAGCAGTTTAGCCCAGAAACAATCCGTGGCACCACTCAGACTCATTAGACTATCAGTACCATGGCACCATCGCATACCCCGACTGCTGGACCTTCCGCAGTTTCTTATTAGTGACAGTGCGTCAGTAGAGGAATCGTTTACGCACGAGCCAATACAGGCATAAGGCGACGGTTGAGATTTTCTGATCTCCTTTTGCGCCATGGAGAACTCCAGTCTGCCGGGTGGAAGTGCGCAAAGTGCTGGTTCGGTGGACTTTATTACTTTAAAGCAAGTGGATTCTCCGGAGGAGGGTGTCATGAAGGGATTAGGAGCGGTCGGTCGTGCCGTGTTTCTCCAAGGCAGCGGTTACAGGACTGTAGCCGAGTTTATGGCCGCTCTCCCGACGGAAACCTCTCACCTGATGCCTGCCTTCTGGGACTCCCCGCTCAGTCACGGCATCAATGTGTTCGTCGGACTGGTACTTTGCTTCACTATGTTGGGGCTGGGCTGCACGGTGGAGGTCAGCCAGCTCGGAGAACATATCCGCCGACCCATCGGGGTGCTCCTGGCTCTGGTGTGTCAGTTTGTTATCATGCCACTAGTGGCTTTTCTTTTGGCGCTAGCCTTTTCTTTGGATGATGTGGCAGCGATGGCCGTGCTCCTCTGTGGCTGCTGTCCTGGAGGAAACTTGTCAAATATTATGTCTCTGCTTGTGCACGGAGAGATGAACCTAAGGTAGATCCCCTTACTCACCTAAGCATGACTTGAAGTGGGTTTTGGTGTTAACAGTGTTTTGTGCGCAAATTCTGACATTTACGCACCGAAATAACAACACTTAAGAATAACTTTTAAGttctgcatgcttttttttaaagtcattgcTACATTTTCCTCAAACGATCCAACACCGTACGTGCTGCACGTCCACCATACTCCTTCTTTTCTCTACTCCTCCCAGCATCATCATGACCATATCCTCCACTCTGCTGGCGCTCGTTTTGATGCCGCTCTGCCTCTGGATCTACAGTCGAGCCTGGATCAACACCCCTGTGGTTAACCTCCTGCCCTTTGGGGCCATCATACTGACACTTTGCAGCACCCTCATCCCCATTGGGTTTGGAGTTATGCTTAGGTACCGCTACACGCGAGTGGCGGATATTGTTTTAAAGGTAATCTGACAACAATTAACTTTTATACATGCGTTCGATCATTTCGTTCCAGCCGAAGTACTTTTGGTTAGGGGCCTTTGCGCAAAAGCGCATTGCGTATTTCTTGGTCTCAGTTATTAGTAGTGGGGTGGCTGACCGCTGGAAGAGTGACATCAGAGGCACTATATCAGGAAGAGCTCCTCCCTGTGCTTTCTGATAAAAGCAACACATGAGGGCCTCATCAGTTAGAGTACACAGTTATGTTGGGCACCACAAGCACAACGAAATTATATGCTATACCCTTAGACTGCTTTCTTTGCACTATCTTAAACTTTTATTATATGtacacaatttttaaaaaggagtttacaataaataaataaaacaacataaaaatgtgCTGTTATTAGGTATTATTGGTTGCGCAGGTTGGATATTGCCTTTATGgttcaaatgaagaaaaaaaacgaaattttttggttttaaaaatcATGTCTTGTAGAAAGTTGCcgccatatttaaaaaaaaaaaaattctcacgCTGAATTCTTGTGTTTGCAGgcttctctgtggtctttgtTGTTCACCCTGGTGTTACTCTTCATCCTGACTGGAGCAATGCTGGGGCCAGAGCTGCTCTCCACCATCCCGCCTTCTGTCTACGTGGTGGCTGTGCTGATGCCTCTGTGCGGTTACGCTGCAGGTTACGGGCTGGCAGTGCTTTTTGACTTGCCCCCCAACAGTCGCAGGGCCGTGTCTCTGGAGACGGGCTGCCAGAATGTGCAGCTGTGTACGGCTATCCTGAAGCTGGCCTTCCCTCCTCAGCTGATGGGGGGGATGTACATGTTTCCCCTGCTCTACGCCCTGTTCCAAGCAACCGAGGCTGGGATTTTCATCCTGGCCTACAGGATGTACAGGAGGGAGGTCCTGCATAAACCAGATCCCATGGTGGACGGTGAGGACACGGACATAAATTATCAAAGGTTTGAAGACGAGGACTTTGAACCGTCATATGGTGCGGTAACAGTGAGCGACCCAAACACTATCATGCTGGATCCTTGTCCTCCTGATCCAACTCCAGTTTAATCTGCATAAagataataatttaaaaaacaaaaatcgcTGCTCCACTATGGAGGACCAAAACTGCCaaattgaaaaaagaaagaaaaaacatatatatatgacTCAGTAACTCAATTAATAGACATTAAATTATTActtaaacacagaaatgaataaAGCTATAAGATAAAcacttgtttttattgttttcaacATGTCACTTAGTATTATAGTTATCCCACTTTATTACTTTCAttcattttgacttttattttacatttatttaatgattgtttttattatttatctatTATTTGACTGTATTTTTTAGCCAAGTgggactgaaaaatgaagcaaatgcAAAGGTACTAAAACCTTCATCTAATACTGGTCCTTTAAAGACCACTTGAGGTTGGCTCCAAgcagacagtataaaagatggatctAGCTACCGTGACATCACTTGTTGGTTTCTGAAGTCCCATTTTAAAGCCTGAGGATGTGGTTCCGCAATCGCTAGCTTAGTTGCAAAAATCCACATATGAAGAGATAACGGGTCTGACTGTGAAAATGGATGCTCTTTGGCTAACGCTCACTGACTTGTAGCTATCCTTCCATTCTGTTTTGCTTATAAAACAgactttggtttttatttttagcatgacccaaaatgagtgactgagaccataaactcagcaggaaaatcagaaaataaTTTTCCCACAGAACTCTATAGAATTAAATGACTTTTCGAAACCACAGCTATtgccatctggtggccttcaAGTAGGATATAGATATTTTGGCACTTCTGCATTGGCTTTATTGTTAGACCCGGAGGTTACGTCCATCTTTGATACATGTGTATGATTTAAATTGGTTGATTGAAATTCGggtgttttattggttttttgCTTAAGATTAGCAGGGATGTGCACCTTTAGCTCCTTGCAGACTCTGTGCCGTGTTATTGTTTATGAGCTtttgattggccaacatttttTAGCATGCTCTTGACTGCGCTCGAAATTggttttgcattttcatgtgGAAGGAGACATTTTTCAAAGACAAACTCAGAAAAatcttgttttaaaaagtacCTGCGTAGCTAGCCTTCACACATAAGCTTTCCTTTTTCTAAATGGGTCACCCTCCCTCAACCCTCCCATTTATCCAGGCTTTGGAATAGCACTGGGAATCCAATAGCTTGTGACCTCGCCTTGGAAAAATGTGGGGGTAGGGGTGTGTTCTCCTAGTCTCAAAATGGTGATCATGCACATGTAAGGTgaatgtgttaaccactacactatgtTGTTATATAAATCTGGAAACTTCAACTTCTGATAAAGCATATAATCTAATTACTGAGTCATTTATTGactaatttctttatttttaattttggcAGTTATGACCTTCCATTGTACTATGACGCAGGGAAGCAGATTAAGGCGTTCAGATGGATTTATTATTTCATCGCTGTTATTCATAAAAGAAATGCCTGTAAAATGTTAACATGATTGCTAAAAAGGTGCTTTATGTCCTGAGCTTAACTCGTTCATCCTAACCACTGATGTCTCATTTCGTGatataaaaaaagcaaaagaaacatGACTTCAAAGTTGCATTAGTGAAGCAGGACAGTGTTTCGTTTCAAtgctttaagtgtgtgtgtgtgtgtgtgtgtgtgtgtgtgtgtgtgtgtacgggttcgtactatcctggtggggaccaaaatctgacttttactatcctggtggggactttctgcaccgtggggaccaaaatccaggtcccctcggggttgaaagcaattttcacactcaaaatgcggttttactgtcagggttacaattaggttatggttaggtttagggtaagggttagggttaggcattcatttttaatggttagggttagggtaaggggctagggaaagcattatgtcaatgggatgtccccacgaggatagcaaaccagacatgtgtgtgtgtgtgtgtgtgtgtgtgtgtgtgtgtaagagagactAAAAgccattttaaaaacatatcaGACTGATTCATGTGCAGATTTCCCAACAAGCCTGTGCCAAAACCTTAGCTTACCTGTGCTCTACAGTCTGATCTTAATTGTACTGTAAAAATTGTACCAATTAAAGACGTATAAACACAAAACAGGCACACCTCTGTCACGTGTCTacttttcccccctttcttGTAATGATACGTCCTACACCTGATCTTAATTAGGTCTAATGGAGAGCTCCACTCTATTTAACTAGTTACAGCAAAGCCTCGGCCGGTTGAACAAACATGGCAACATATGGTGACGAGCCAGTGGATACCTACTTCTATTCTTCTTACAACCCTTACATGGGCAGATACCCCCGACCTAAAGACGCGGGGTGGAAATACAAAAGTTACTTCTCCCACTATGGAGACTCTTCTGATGCCTTCAACAACCACCAGCGCGCACAGCTGAAGTCCATCTTGTCCCAAATCAACCCCAAACTCACCCCGAGGCTTAGGAAGGCGAACACCAAGGATGTGGCAGTGCAGGTCAACCCGAAGAAGGACGCTTCGGTGCAGTGCTCCATTGGCCCGCGCACCCTTCTGGCCATGAAGCGGGACTTCCAGCGCAAAAGGAAGCAGGAGCCAGCGACGCCCGGCAGTCCCAAAGCGACGGGCGGTGTGCGTTACCCCCGCACCCTCGCCGTCTACTCCCCGATAGCATACAGGAGCGTCACCTCCTTCCTGGTCGatgaaaataacaacaataaggAAACCTCCAGTGAGACGGTGCAGACCGGTGAGCCCCCGGGTGAGCCGCCCGAGCCCTCCAAGGACACCGAGGGGAAGGACGAAGACAGCCAGGCTGGAGGGGATGAAAAGACCGCAAAGCAACCAGAGCAGAGCAAAAAGCTCAAGTCCAAACAGCTGGCCAGGAGTGAGGATGCGCAGCCAACTGCGGAGGACTCGAAGGGCAAAGCGCGTGTGCGGTTCCAGGTGAGTTAATCACACACCGGGAGGTTTATACTTGGCAGTTTTTCCAAGAACCTTTGCGCCACAACTGCTTGGAAATTGCCTTATTAAATGGATCATTCAAGGACATGGGTTGgcgcatttctttttctttcagaacTGAACGTCCAGTTTGGAAGCTGTAGTACTGTCCCAAAGAAGTGCGAAAATGGCACTAAAATTCTCACTTGCTGTCTTATAAACTAGTCTTTAATTTGTTCCACTTGGATACTGTTTGGGTATTGCCCAAGCCTTAAAGACCTTAAAGTTGTTCCCAAGTTGAGCAGCTCTTTAGCCCTGGTTTAACCAGACTTGAAGGCAGCGTCTATCAGAGACCCGTCttcaaacaaaactaaacttgGCAAATTTCTGTTTAGAACATTATCCAGAAAATCTGCTTCTAATTTTGTCAGTGTGCTACCTATAGTTTAATCTGTTTCAGTTAATTTGCTAATTAACAATCAACTCAAAGTATATTTGTTTA is part of the Pelmatolapia mariae isolate MD_Pm_ZW linkage group LG23, Pm_UMD_F_2, whole genome shotgun sequence genome and encodes:
- the zar1 gene encoding zygote arrest protein 1, whose amino-acid sequence is MATYGDEPVDTYFYSSYNPYMGRYPRPKDAGWKYKSYFSHYGDSSDAFNNHQRAQLKSILSQINPKLTPRLRKANTKDVAVQVNPKKDASVQCSIGPRTLLAMKRDFQRKRKQEPATPGSPKATGGVRYPRTLAVYSPIAYRSVTSFLVDENNNNKETSSETVQTGEPPGEPPEPSKDTEGKDEDSQAGGDEKTAKQPEQSKKLKSKQLARSEDAQPTAEDSKGKARVRFQFLEQKYGYYHCRDCNLRWESAYVWCVQGTNKVYFKQFCRKCQKEYNPYRVEDITCHTCNKARCSCAVTQRHVDPKRPHRQDLCGRCKGKRLSCDSTFSFKYII
- the slc10a4 gene encoding sodium/bile acid cotransporter 4 — encoded protein: MENSSLPGGSAQSAGSVDFITLKQVDSPEEGVMKGLGAVGRAVFLQGSGYRTVAEFMAALPTETSHLMPAFWDSPLSHGINVFVGLVLCFTMLGLGCTVEVSQLGEHIRRPIGVLLALVCQFVIMPLVAFLLALAFSLDDVAAMAVLLCGCCPGGNLSNIMSLLVHGEMNLSIIMTISSTLLALVLMPLCLWIYSRAWINTPVVNLLPFGAIILTLCSTLIPIGFGVMLRYRYTRVADIVLKASLWSLLFTLVLLFILTGAMLGPELLSTIPPSVYVVAVLMPLCGYAAGYGLAVLFDLPPNSRRAVSLETGCQNVQLCTAILKLAFPPQLMGGMYMFPLLYALFQATEAGIFILAYRMYRREVLHKPDPMVDGEDTDINYQRFEDEDFEPSYGAVTVSDPNTIMLDPCPPDPTPV